The Penaeus monodon isolate SGIC_2016 chromosome 24, NSTDA_Pmon_1, whole genome shotgun sequence DNA segment NNNNNNNNNNNNNNNNNNNNNNNNNNNNNNNNNNNNNNNNNNNNNNNNNNNNNNNNNNNNNNNNNNNNNNNNNNNNNNNNNNNNNNNNNNNNNNNNNNNNNNNNNNNNNNNNNNNNNNNNNNNNNNNNNNNNNNNNNNNNNNNNNNNNNNNNNNNNNNNNNNNNNNNNNNNNNNNNNNNNNNNNNNNNNNNNNNNNNNNNNNNNNNNNNNNNNNNNNNNNNNNNNNNNNNNNNNNNNNNNNNNNNNNNNNNNNNNNNNNNNNNNNNNNNNNNNNNNNNNNNNNNNNNNNNNNNNNNNNNNNNNNNNNGATAAGGCAAGGCAGGCTAATGCTCATCCTTTGGGGCTTTCCTCTTCTAGCGCTTCCTTCGGGCAAGCAGATCCTGACGGAGGACGGCGCCGAATGGATCCATGGAGGCCTAGGAAACTTTCTTTACTATATCGCGCAGGATCTGAATAAATTCACTGAGCCTCTAGACGATTCTGCCTATCGTAAGTATGCTATTATGTCGTTATTTGAAAGATGTCTGAGGAATGATACATCCTAATATTGCAAAGTCTATTCCAATACATACAATCGAATGGAGAGTAATATGGAGGGTTACTGGAGAGCAAGAGTTGTTTGGTTGTTCTCTGTATTTTACAATCAAACTTCAGTGCTTTCTTTACCTTATATCGAACGATGGTAATGTAACTGAATGCTATTTTGTGATAAAAGGCCAATTTTAGAAAGATCATTAGTTATTTTTGCACATTTCATTCATGAAAGTTTAGGAAAGTTTTAGAATATAGAATAACAGTTCTTGTTAGTACTTTTATTAGAATTATATCCACTTTCAGCTAAGGCGAAGTCATGCATTACAATAGAGGAAAAAGTTTTCCTGCTTTTGAGATATATTGTTTTTAGCTGAATTCCAGTGTGTGTTCTGATGACTTCATTCGAATTTCTAGTCTGGATGGCCAGGACGCAGTCAGGAGAGGATGCTGACCCTTCGGGCTTCGACGTGGCCGAGGGACTGATGCAGGAATGCGAGAAAGACAACGTGCAAGCCCAGTTCTATGGCTCTGGCTACGGAAAGTGCTACGCGGACAAGTACGTGGCCTGTGAGCGTGAGAATCAGTGAACGTAAATCTCGTGACCATTCCGAAGTCAAAAGACAAATAAAGTGGTCACACTAGAACCCGTAGCTATGTTTTCATGTAATTTAGAAAGAATGTTCATTTGCAATAAATGAACGTGCTCAAAAATCATTTCATTAGATGGCATTTCATTATGTTGTGCCTGACCTAAATTCTATTGGTTTTGTATTGGCAGGCAATAAGTAACGAAAAATTTAAGTTGGCAACACTTGACCACCGTTACTATCACTAAAACTGAGAAGATTTCAAGGCCATTACAAGAGAAACATGCATTTCTTTCTAGGTTTTCGGCCAAATACGACAGTTCTCCGGCGTATCAGCCGGAGAAAGACGCTGGCGTTTTTACTTAACAAGGTGAGTCACAGAAGCTGCGGGGAGCTGTGGTCCCTGGATTTCTCTTGGGATAGTGCGACGTGTGCGCGGCCGAGGCTCGACTAACGCTTCTTTCCTCACTATGGGTGCTGAAGGACACGGGCCTCGTCGATGGGAGGATCAGTCTATGGAGGACGCGGATCACTTCACTGACTGGGGTTATGATATGTGAATCAGTGGGCGGACGGCTACGACGCTATTGTCAATTACCTTAGGGTAAAAGAGGCAGAGTNNNNNNNNNNNNNNNNNNNNNNNNNNNNNNNNNNNNNNNNNNNNNNNNNNNNNNNNNNNNNNNNNNNNNNNNNNNNNNNNNNNNNNNNNNNNNNNNNNNNNNNNNNNNNNNNNNNNNNNNNNNNNNNNNNNNNNNNNNNNNNNNNNNNNNNNNNNNNNNNNNNNNNNNNNNNNNNNNNNNNNNNNNNNNNNNNNNNNNNNNNNNNNNNNNNNNNNNNNNNNNNNNNNNNNNNNNNNNNNNNNNNNNNNNNNNNNNNNNNNNNNNNNNNNNNNNNNNNNNNNNNNNNNNNNNNNNNNNNNNNNNNNNNNNNNNNNNNNNNNNNNNNNNNNNNNNNNNNNNNNNNNNNNNNNNNNNNNNNNNNNNNNNNNNNNNNNNNNNNNNNNNNNNNNNNNNNNNNNNNNNNNNNNNNNNNNNNNNNNNNNNNNNNNNNNNNNNNNNNNNNNNNNNNNNNNNNNNNNNNNNNNNNNNNNNNNNNNNNNNNNNNNNNNNNNNNNNNNNNNNNNNNNNNNNNNNNNNNNNNNNNNNNNNNNNNNNNNNNNNNNNNNNNNNNNNNNNNNNNNNNNNNTCTTGGCCTGAATTCCCCGCTCAGGATGGCCTCCCTGAATCGACCATGTCCCTGTCGTCGCCCGTGTGCAGGATCTTCTGGGACATCGTCGACGGGAACTCCGAGAACAAGGTCCTGGTGGTGACGCAGGCCGGCGCCTCTTACCTGGCCGACCACGTCATCCTCACGCCCTCCATCGGGCACCTCAAGGAGCGCCATGCCAGCCTCTTCACGCCCGCACTACCTGACTCCTATCAGGCGGCCATGGCGGTAGGTACGNNNNNNNNNNNNNNNNNNNNNNNNNNNNNNNNNNNNNNNNNNNNNNNNNNNNNNNNNNNNNNNNNNNNNNNNNNNNNNNNNNNNNNNNNNNNNNNNNNNNNNNNNNNNNNNNNNNNNNNNNNNNNNNNNNNNNNNNNNNNNNNNNNNNNNNNNNNNNNNNNNTATGTATGGAGTCGTGTGTATATTAACCTGCATACGTGCTATACGTGTAACCCATTAACCTGCATATATGCTATATCACTCACGGATACAGAAACACAGACTTACGCCGCACCCTTACGTAGGCCGAGAAACAAGggcaaaagataaaaagggatgtATGCGCAGATTGGTGTAACCAAGATAAAGAGAATGGATCAAGAGAAGGTTGTTCCATGTCGCGCAGGTGATGACGTCGGTGGTTACAGCGTCATTTTTTCACTGTCGTAAAGGCAATTTTTATTGCCATTCAGTAGTACGTGTTTAAAATGGGCGCATGAAGGAAGACTTTAATAGTTACTGTAAATATAAATCGAATTTATTATACCACTGGCGAAAGGATTTCTATTGGAGATGCCCCAGGTGCGCAGTAAACAGCCGATTGTAAAACAACCAGAACAGACCTTGTATTCTGCTGTCCTTGGGTGTGACGATAATTCTTGTTGCAACTCACCTCCCTGTTTCTCGCTACACTCACCGCAGGCGACGGAACTCGGTCTGTGCAACAAGGTGCAGATGGGCTGGGAATCTGCGTGGTGGAGAGACCAGCAAAACTTGAACCTCAACCTTCAAGTCATTTTCACCCAAGATATTCCTGAAGAGATGGTAAGGCAGTGTCTTTATTCGTATGTTAATATGCTATGAGGATTACGAGTATTCCTGCGAAGACAGATTTAAGTTGTTATAAATATACTGTTATTGTGTGAAATTGATAATTGAAATTGGCTTAGATATAAGATAATTTCCGTGAGTCAAGCgaggcatgattttttttttcttcttgagtcTCGAAATTTTGACGCAGTGCATTTTGCTCTTTACATTCTTCTCACCTAATATAgaggaagaaaatttaaatacatacaaataaataaagaataaacagatGGTCTCCAAGTCATTGGATTTTCTTTCATGATAGAAATGAAAAGTTTGGCACTGANNNNNNNNNNNNNNNNNNNNNNNNNNNNNNNNNNNNNNNNNNNNNNNNNNNNNNNNNNNNNNNNNNNNNNNNNNNNNNNNNNNNNNNNNNNNNNNNNNNNNNNNNNNNNNNNNNNNNNNNNNNNNNNNNNNNNNNNNNNNNNNNNNNNNNNNNNNNNNNNNNNNNNNNNNNNNNNNNNNNNNNNNNNNNNNNNNNNNNNNNNNNNNNNNNNNNNNNNNNNNNNNNNNNNNNNNNNNNNNNNNNNNNNNNNNNNNNNNNNNNNNNNNNNNNNNNNNNNNNNNNNNNNNNNNNNNNNNNNNNNNNNNNNNNNNNNNNNNNNNNNNNNNNNNNNNNNNNNNNNNNNNNNNNNNNNNNNNNNNNNNNNNNNNNNNNNNNNGCCGTTCAAACACTCATGTGCACGCAGGACGACCGCAAAGAATAAAAACACCCTGAGTATGTTTATACTAAAGCCGACTTTCCTTTACAGTCATGGCTGTATGGGATCATGGAGTACCTGACAATACACCAACAAAATGAAATGTTGCAAGGTTTCGTCACAGGAGAAGAAGCAATAACGATGGAAAGCATCCCTGAAGCTACTTTAAAGAAGCACCTGCAGTGGCATCTGGCCAACGCCACCGGAATGAATGTTCCAGAACCCATCTTCTTCAGGAGgtctgtttgccccccccccccNNNNNNNNNNNNNNNNNNNNNNNNNNNNNNNNNNNNNNNNNNNNNNNNNNNNNNNCATTACCTGAGGTAGGTAAAAGACATGTAATTAACCCTGACTGTATCCCTTCCCGTTGCAGGAGCCAGTGGCAGAATAACGTGTGGGTGAGAGGATCCTACAACTCTTACCTGAAGACGGGTGGATCCCTGACGAACCGTACGCCCTTAGCTCAGCCTGCCGAAATATCCGGAAAACCAGtacgtttatcatcatttcaaatgCTTATTCCCTCCTCTATTTATGTCAACAGGGAAGCAGACTCCGAAGAGAAATGATAATTACATACCCACTATTTCAGATGCTGCTCTGGGCTGGAGAGCACACGCACAGCACGCGATACGGAACGGTTGATGGAGCCATAGTTACGGGCGAGCGAGAAGCCGACAGGATCCTCAACTACTGGGATCAACAAATGTACACCGCATACTGAGGCTTTCCTAGTGGTCCAAGCTGAGTTCTGGACTGTGCTGGACAAGACGGACACGAAAATCCTTTTCCTTCTGGTTTTGTATCCCTAATTCATTATCAATTGGCTTATTGTGTTGGTTATGtcaatgtatgtgttttgtttaatTCTGTTCATAATTGGACCTTTGATCTTTGCATAAAGCAATTGTTGGAATGGTATAAAGGTGATCCAGGTAATTTCTTCTTTGTGAAAACTTTCTGAAAACGGAATaggttttatttatcaatttggcGAGCCTGGGTGACCCTGAATAAATTAGTTGCATAattctttccctttcgttttccttATTCATTCTTAGACTGTTAAGCAATAACCTCAAAATCAAAATGAGGAGAAGGGAAcgcctgccttttttttctccccaagaaCGAGTAATAAGGATGGTATCGAGGCCGTCCTTGAGGAGCGAAAAATCTCTAACTGAAGGCTTACCGGGGCTCTCAGGCCAGTAATACGTGAGACTGGGAAAAAGGCAACTTGTCTTGGCTTGGTATGCTATATGAGTGAACTGTTTGTAATGACAGTTTCATGTCAGTCCTTGGCAAGTAATTTTATTTCACTGAAAGTGGAATGGTAGAGTTCAAGTACTTGTTTAANNNNNNNNNNNNNNNNNNNNNNNNNNNNNNNNNNNNNNNNNNNNNNNNNNNNNNNNNNNNNNNNNNNNNNNNNNNNNNNNNNNNNNNNNNNNNTTANNNNNNNNNNNNNNNNNNNNNNNNNNNNNNNNNNNNNNNNNNNNNNNNNNNNNNNNNNNNNNNNNNNNNNNNNNNNNNNNNNNNNNNNNNNNNNNNNNNNNNNNNNNNNNNNNNNNNNACGACAATTTTACACAAaatgttatcatttctataaatTTTAAGCTTTCCATAATTTCTAAATTTCCAAATACGAAGTGTTATTATAAAACATCTTTCAACAGTCATCANNNNNNNNNNNNNNNNNNNNNNNNNNNNNNNNNNNNNNNNNNNNNNNNNNNNNNNNNNNNNNNNNNNNNNNNNNNNNNNNNNNNNNNNNNNNNNNNNNNNNNNNNNNNNNNNNNNNNNNNNNNNNNNNNNNNNNNNNNNNNNNNNNNNNNNNNNNNNNNNNNNNNNNNNNNNNNNNNNNNNNNNNNNNNNNNNNNNNNNNNNNNNNNNNNNNNNNNNNNNNNNNNNNNNNNNNNNNNNNNNNNNNNNNNNNNNNNNNNNNNNNNNNNNNNNNNNNNNNNNNNNNNNNNNNNNNNNNNNNNNNNNNNNNNNNNNNNNNNNNNNNNNNNNNNNNNNNNNNNNNNNNNNNNNNNNNNNNNNNNNNNNNNNNNNNNNNNNNNNNNNNNNNNNNNNNNNNNNNNNNNNNNNNNNNNNNNNNNNNNNNNNNNNNNNNNNNNNNNNNNNNNNNNNNNNNNNNNNNNNNNNNNNNNNNNNNNNNNNNNNNNNNNNNNNNNNNNNNNNNNNNNNNNNNNNNNNNNNNNNNNNNNNNNNNNNNNNNNNNNNNNNNNNNNNNNNNNNNNNNNNNNNNNNNNNNNNNNNNNNNNNNNNNNNNNNNNNNNNNNNNNNNNNNNNNNNNNNNNNNNNNNNNNNNNNNNNNNNNNNNNNNNNNNNNNNNNNNNNNNNNNNNNNNNNNNNNNNNNNNNNNNNNNNNNNNNNNNNNNNNNNNNNNNNNNNNNNNNNNNNNNNNNNNNNNNNNNNNNNNNNNNNNNNNNNNNNNNNNNNNNNNNNNNNNNNNNNNNNNNNNNNNNNNNNNNNNNNNNNNNNNNNNNNNNNNNNNNNNNNNNNNNNNNNNNNNNNNNNNNNNNNNNNNNNNNNNNNNNNNNNNNNNNNNNNNNNNNNNNNNNNNNNNNNNNNNNNNNNNNNNNNNNNNNNNNNNNNNNNNNNNNNNNNNNNNNNNNNNNNNNNNNNNNNNNNNNNNNNNNNNNNNNNNNNNNNNNNNNNNNNNNNNNNNNNNNNNNNNNNNNNNNNNNNNNNNNNNNNNNNNNNNNNNNNNNNNNNNNNNNNNNNNNNNNNNNNNNNNNNNNNNNNNNNNNNNNNNNNNNNNNNNNNNNNNNNNNNNNNNNNNNNNNNNNNNNNNNNNNNNNNNNNNNNNNNNNNNNNNNNNNNNNNNNNNNNNNNNNNNNNNNNNNNNNNNNNNNNNNNNNNNNNNNNNNNNNNNNNNNNNNNNNNNNNNNNNNNNNNNNNNNNNNNNNNNNNNNNNNNNNNNNNNNNNNNNNNNNNNNNNNNNNNNNNNNNNNNNNNNNNNNNNNNNNNNNNNNNNNNNNNNNNNNNNNNNNNNCATTATTTTCTTGATATTCACTTTATTACATAAAATTGCGCTTCAGTAGTATAATGAGACTAATTNNNNNNNNNNNNNNNNNNNNNNNNNNNNNNNNNNNNNNNNNNNNNNNNNNNNNNNNNNNNNNNNNNNNNNNNNNNNNNNNNNNNNNNNNNNNNNNNNNNNNNNNNNNNNNNNNNNNNNNNNNNNNNNNNNNNNNNNNNNNNNNNNNNNNNNNNNNNNNNNNNNNNNNNNNNNAATATAACAGATAGTACATTATTTACACATCAATATTCGCTTAAAACTGGCCTTTTTGCAGCAGAACTTTTCAGGCAATAGATGTAAACACTATGAACATAATACTATTTACAagagggtaaaataaaaaattaaacgcaAACAATAAGAGCAGAGCTATACAGGCAGTGAACCTATGACGAGGACAAGGGTCATATGAACAAAAGTTGTATTGTGAACAAACGCTTGTATGATCTATTAATCGAAGTATAAgtttaatacaatttatattcAGTCGAGTTGAGTCAGACAAATGAGTTAAGTCGAAGTTCCTCTCGTCGCAGGTGGCCATGCCCTGTACATACACTCAGCCACAccgtaaaaatgagaaaaagaaaatctagaaTCTCGGTTCGGCCGATAAACGGGAGTCATAGCTTTGTTTATATAGTTAAATGGTAACTGGCAAATATCAAATACATTATCAGATGTAAGGACCTTccattaaaaatgttatattcaACGATAAATGTTAAAGTTGGGTGTAAAAATAAGGGATTATCTATTCTAATACGGATTTGAGATGCGNNNNNNNNNNNNNNNNNNNNNNATATGCTTTAATGATGATCTTTGAATCTGGGGAAATAGTAGGACCCAGTAGTGACGACTGTCGGAACTTGGAAAGACGATTTCGAGGAGGCGTAAGGAGGTTTCGATGCCGATGGCCATAATTATGGGTAGGCAGGTTAAGTCCTTATTCTTGTTCATATACATGGTCATGGGCTATCGTAAATGTGGCATATATCTTCTAACTTcaaatttttagttttgtttaatcAAATGGATGACGCCGTGTGATCCAAGTGACCACTGTTTTGTGGTTATCTGAGACTTTTTAAGTTTTATGGTATTAAGTAGGTTTGGTTTTACAGTATAAGGAGAGTGTAAAATTggctataaaaaaataacactttaGAACATACTGGGGACATCAAATCTTTTAGTTTGATATAATGGAAGGCCAATGGTACCTGATATGGTTATGGTAAGATTACGTATATGAATCTCAAATGTCATAAGATTTTCTTTCTCAATGGTAACGCCAAGGACTTTAGAAAACTTGTTTCTTTGAGACTTCACAGTTATATATGTTAGCTAGGAATATGGtggactttcttatttttttaaataagcaAATTAATAAGTTTTTTGTCGTATTTGATAGCGGTCTGTCACACACAGACACCTGGTATAGTTTGATGAAGTTACTTGATTAGCAGTGTTAATCATCTATTCTGACCTTGCCACTTATGGATATAATGTCACCGATAATCAGCAATAGTagagtatttatttatgtaaatagattcatatatatcaattttatgtaGATTAAAGAAGCGGACTGGACCTAGGACACGCCTTGTGGAATACCAGAGTAATTGTGCTGAGAAGGGAGCTTTCCCCTCCTTTGAAAACTGTCATCTGAGTTCCATCAGTCAGGTAGTCATTGAGCCCCTTACTGACTTTCACCATGAATACCATAAAGAATTTGGTACTGACTGTTTAAAGGCTTTTGCAAAATCAACAAAAGGGACGAGAGGGTTTGACTATTGTCAAGAGAGCAAGGAAATACTCGATGAAAATAATTGTGTGCTTGGACGAGTCTTGTGGCCATTCTGAGGCGAATTGCGATGAGCttaaatgttttttgtatatctatatattgcttAAGATTTTCTTCCTTAAGAGCTcgatattttggaaaaaaatagcaGGTTAGATATTAGTCCGATAGTTCTTGGGATTATCATTTCACCGATTATTTAAGAATTGGGTAACTTTATTGCCTTTATTTTGCtgaaacgtcccccccccccaacNNNNNNNNNNNNNNNNNNNNNNNNNNNNNNNNNNNNNNNNNNNNNNNNNNNNNNNNNNNNNNNNNNNNNNNNNNNNNNNNNNNNNNNNNNNNNNNNNNNNNNNNNNNNNNNNNNNNNNNNNNNNNNNNNNNNNNNNNNNNNNNNNNNNNNNNNNNNNNNNNNNNNNNNNNNNNNNNNNNNNNNNNNNNNNNNNNNNNNNNNNNNNNNNNNNNNNNNNNNNNNNNNNNNNNNNNNNNNNNNNNNNNNNNNNNNNNNNNNNNNNNNNNNNNNNNNNNNNNNNNNNNNNNNNNNNNNNNNNNNNNNNNNNNNNNNNNNNNNNNNNNNNNNNNNNNNNNNNNNNNNNNNNNNNNNNNNNAACGCTTCCTTAGTATTCTTAGGTTATCATAGaatttattatatagaattatctTTCTCACTGTAGGTTTN contains these protein-coding regions:
- the LOC119588908 gene encoding LOW QUALITY PROTEIN: spermine oxidase-like (The sequence of the model RefSeq protein was modified relative to this genomic sequence to represent the inferred CDS: inserted 2 bases in 2 codons): MPSSEMLMNQCMTGAICSVEVASSANTLMTSSQQPHDSCPYLLPHGHPNPLYPRPRIPTTSDSSGHPCDISDNKEEWLANAVEKEVVVVGGGVAGLAALKMLYNNSFTNVHLLEAQDYWGGRVKTHREALPSGKQILTEDGAEWIHGGLGNFLYYIAQDLNKFTEPLDDSAYLWMARTQSGEDADPSGFDVAEGLMQECEKDNVQAQFYGSGYGKCYADKFSAKYDSSPAYQPEKDAGCDVCAAEARLTLLSSLWVLKDTGLVXWEDQSMEDADHFTDWGYDMXNQWADGYDAIVNYLRDGLPESTMSLSSPVCRIFWDIVDGNSENKVLVVTQAGASYLADHVILTPSIGHLKERHASLFTPALPDSYQAAMAATELGLCNKVQMGWESAWWRDQQNLNLNLQVIFTQDIPEEMSWLYGIMEYLTIHQQNEMLQGFVTGEEAITMESIPEATLKKHLQWHLANATGMNVPEPIFFRRSQWQNNVWVRGSYNSYLKTGGSLTNRTPLAQPAEISGKPMLLWAGEHTHSTRYGTVDGAIVTGEREADRILNYWDQQMYTAY